A genomic window from Triticum urartu cultivar G1812 chromosome 7, Tu2.1, whole genome shotgun sequence includes:
- the LOC125524717 gene encoding protein TIME FOR COFFEE-like isoform X2, whose amino-acid sequence MERIREGRRAALAMSGGAPPPRRRLRSNGGGVSGGAGPRDSPRSERRRGDRLMLNGNGRDDGDDTSDDSLGDDDDDPDEELAASAPRFPSVQRRSPSTAPPPSPPQPGAAHHHSSSSSGGGGGGYNNHHHHGPQSMHRKGGSNPKGPIVWKAADEMIGVPVPRKARSASTKRSSHEWTGPGGGSGGGAAVDGSQIQRPSSRPISPASTSATAPARKKLKTLGGGGSSGGSGPVPKQRPSPASAPSAAPPQPPPAKISKSPSFIQEEIEVAEVLFGLTRQFPCPPKQENMNHKPEPKDAPEAKSGNSSPAPSSSVVRPADSASLTTIAPKRKRPRLAKYDNENRPASPAKPDTAEPPARPEVLPVARSDAKPSVSAVAESVASTAAAAATAGAQQEATREPEKREDHRGRDPELRASESDRRDPGPESSRAEPPAAAVKPDGEAAAPVGSEARNGEATTATKSELASDGARQEKFCIDLMAPPPGKLSPDRDGSSDPDADKKGLDSEMDVAGRGNSEKKDGERTRRGLEINLEDEKAQRIPAEELAPKKLTLQLDLEKPSQGDEKSPSERRQPPLPPPQQQQHKPSKSEVKHEKSPLPAASPPMPMTVGGWMGTFPPFSYIAPVPGLSAPGLHHPMDIKPGTSAGLQHPALPPLPVRPKRCATHCYIAQQIQYHQRITKMNSFWPTTAAAAAAAAATRSAPFFGPRGPFNMGVVPPAEAASLLANPMQGSYPVRAHAPLQETKASSMVPSPFQGSLSKDKAASSSASVAESNQRKQPPALEAQQSSPMPPNMMQAPTFIFPFNQHAAAVAAATAAANRMGDTKSSGTSSAMPSSATAHASAAHAGASAMNLSFANLQPGDAQFLAILQNGYPFQLAAAHAGGAPSYRGMAPPGPGVPYFNGHVYSPHMLNPSQQQGTQQQNHQKNSMPSLSGSSQKHQPQQSQGLLGYAPNANAAAAAAAAAAANSSQSYSSGNQRPVLLHGLAHRQDPDKTLQDGQSSDDKSSHHQKGGHEHNFAIPMHLPNFALMPSAGNQSEKKSNDHHQQPPTSRGQGVRIDLASSQPFVMPFGSIGAPGSAPNGLDFSSLAQNHPLFQSHQEAGRHGYPQLNFASAQSVQGAQHKPQHQNAAEAKSVAGDSSSTPSAGDNERKKSASAKYPSDSQQHSLSFSKPENKSFMHPFLGSSANEPSVRTLSLIGAESSNAFGLGSSKSSSASTAAATSAAAPSAPTMSQQQQQQQIQLQLHQHHQHQMQQQFQQQQQQQQQQLQQQQQQQQLQQQQQQQQLQQQQQQQQLQQQQQQQQQQQQQQQHQQHMLQLQKQQQQQQLFQNHLNSRPRSAAPSNASGYSDRLSATNFQNLMYPSSASQGGVPGQSPQLKASSSMRVSAPPSAASVPAASSPSNLIMMKNSGLHQQAKALQALSTPNHQSQSMSSSKIGHSLTNLSTGGAGDLSRSSNAPVASGSPSNSVSKSTGGSPPASGSAKGGQPVVQLSSPQQHAAKNSPSTSGSKSASTNPYSSMPMPSILGQQPNMAHSGGKQQSHGPSLKQQQAFPQGHGHGHFFISNAFAPQGPPQHVNAGAGAGLYQKRSADKTQQQQQQQQNAVSGSSAMLSLGSMSMSTSAVPADAGKAHSAAGSNMKANLHPAPGGFMHLATAGQSASGSPHSHLSAAQLTFSMPMPVKPTSDQKPAAGK is encoded by the exons ATGGAGCGGATCCGGGAAGGAAGGAGGGCCGCACTGGCCATGTCCGGCGGGGCGCCTCCGCCGCGGCGCCGGCTCAGGAGCAACGGCGGCGGCGTCTCCGGCGGCGCGGGGCCGAGGGACTCGCCTCGGTCCGAGAGGAGGCGGGGGGACCGCCTCATGCTCAACGGCAACGGCCGCGACGACGGCGACGACACCTCCGACGacagcctcggcgacgacgacgacgacccCGACGAGGAGCTCGCCGCCTCCGCGCCCAGGTTCCCGTCGGTGCAGCGCCGGTCACCCAGCACGGCGCCTCCGCCGTCCCCGCCACAGCCTGGCGCCGCGCACCAtcacagcagcagcagcagcggcggcggcggcggcggttacaacaaccaccaccaccacggccCGCAGTCGATGCACCGGAAGGGGGGCTCCAATCCCAAGGGCCCCATAGTGTGGAAGGCCGCCGACGAAATGATCGGCGTTCCAGTCCCGAGGAAGGCGCGCTCAG CTTCTACCAAGAGGTCTTCGCACGAGTGGACAGGCCCCGGCGgtgggagcggcggcggcgccgcTGTAGACGGCTCGCAGATCCAGCGGCCTTCTTCACGGCCGATCTCGCCGGCTTCCACATCGGCCACCGCCCCTGCTCGGAAAAAGCTG AAAACACTTGGCGGCGGTGGGAGCAGCGGCGGTTCTGGGCCTGTACCGAAGCAGCGGCCGTCGCCGGCTTCAGCTCCTTCGGCAGCCCCGCCTCAGCCGCCACCAGCAAAGATTTCCAAGTCGCCATCGTTCATTCAGGAGGAGATCGAGGTCGCCGAGGTGCTATTTGGCCTGACGCGGCAGTTCCCCTGCCCTCCCAAGCAGGAGAACATGAACCACAAGCCGGAGCCCAAGGACGCGCCGGAGGCCAAGTCCGGGAACTCTTCGCCGGCTCCGTCGTCATCTGTCGTCCGGCCGGCAGATTCAGCCTCTCTCACCACTATAG CCCCAAAGAGGAAGCGGCCACGGCTCGCCAAGTACGACAACGAGAACCGCCCGGCGAGCCCAGCAAAACCGGACACGGCAGAGCCGCCCGCAAGGCCGGAAGTGCTTCCGGTGGCAAGATCAGATGCGAAGCCGTCCGTGTCGGCTGTGGCCGAAAGTGTCGccagcaccgccgccgccgccgccaccgctggcgcgCAGCAGGAGGCTACCCGGGAGCCAGAGAAGAGGGAGGACCACAGAGGAAGAGATCCAGAGCTCCGGGCCAGTGAATCAGATCGACGGGATCCCGGGCCCGAGAGCAGCCGGGCCGAGCCGCCGGCAGCAGCAGTCAAGCCCGACGGCGAGGCTGCTGCGCCGGTCGGCTCTGAGGCCAGGAATGGGGAGGCCACCACCGCGACAAAGAG TGAGCTGGCATCCGATGGCGCTCGGCAAGAAAAGTTTTGCATTGATCTCATG GCTCCCCCTCCTGGGAAGCTATCTCCTGATAGAGATGGCTCTTCCGACCCTGATGCGGATAAGAAGGGATTGGATTCTGAGATGGACGTG GCCGGGAGAGGAAATTCTGAAAAGAAAGATGGCGAGAGGACCCGGAGAGGCCTGGAGATCAATCTGGAGGACGAGAAGGCGCAAAGGATTCCGGCGGAGGAGCTTGCTCCAAAGAAGCTCACTCTGCAGCTTGATTTGGAGAAGCCTAGCCAAGGGGACGAAAAGTCGCCATCTGAGCGCAGACAGCCGCCATTGCCGCCACCGCAGCAGCAGCAACACAAGCCCTCAAAGTCCGAGGTCAAGCATGAGAAATCAC CTCTACCTGCTGCTTCACCGCCTATGCCAATGACCGTAGGCGGCTGGATGGGGACTTTCCCACCTTTTAG TTACATTGCTCCTGTTCCTGGACTATCagctcctgggcttcatcatCCTATGGACATCAAGCCAGGGACTTCTGCTGGATTACAG CATCCTGCATTGCCTCCACTGCCAGTACGCCCCAAGCGCTGCGCTACACATTGTTACATCGCACAGCAGATCCAATACCACCAGCGAATTACAAAGATGAACTCTTTCTGGCCCACAACAGCGGCtgccgctgctgccgccgccgccacaagATCTGCACCATTCTTTGGTCCAAGAGGACCATTCAACATGGGCGTCGTTCCACCTGCGGAGGCTGCCTCCCTTCTCGCGAACCCAATGCAGGGGAGCTACCCTGTTCGGGCACACGCCCCGCTGCAAGAAACTAAGGCATCTTCAATGGTGCCTTCTCCTTTCCAGGGGAGCCTCTCCAAGGATAAAGCGGCATCCAGCAGTGCCAGTGTTGCTGAATCAAACCAAAGGAAGCAACCTCCAGCTCTTGAAGCGCAGCAGTCCTCTCCCATGCCACCAAACATGATG caagcgCCAACATTCATCTTTCCATTCAACCAACATGCTGCAGCAGTAGCAGCTGCAACTGCCGCTGCCAATCGAATGGGAGATACAAAATCTTCTGGCACCAGCAGTGCGATGCCATCATCTGCCACTGCCCACGCTTCAGCAGCACACGCTGGTGCATCGGCCATGAACTTGAGCTTTGCCAACTTGCAGCCGGGTGATGCCCAGTTCTTGGCCATCTTACAGAACGGCTACCCATTCCAGCTCGCTGCTGCTCATGCTGGAGGAGCTCCATCATATCGAGGCATGGCACCACCAGGCCCAGGTGTACCGTATTTCAACGGGCATGTCTACTCTCCCCACATGTTGAACCCATCACAGCAGCAAGGTACGCAGCAACAAAATCATCAGAAAAACTCAATGCCAAGCTTGTCTGGTTCCTCTCAGAAGCATCAGCCACAACAATCACAAGGGTTGCTGGGATATGCACCAAATGCTaatgctgctgctgccgctgccgcAGCAGCCGCTGCCAACAGTTCCCAGAGCTATTCGAGCGGCAACCAGCGTCCTGTTCTTCTACATGGCCTCGCTCACCGACAGGATCCAGACAAGACTCTGCAAGATGGCCAGTCAAGTGATGACAAGTCTTCACACCATCAGAAGGGTGGGCATGAACATAATTTTGCTATTCCAATGCATCTTCCAAATTTTGCGTTGATGCCATCTGCTGGCAATCAGAGTGAGAAGAAATCGAATGATCACCACCAGCAGCCACCAACCAGTCGAGGCCAGGGGGTTCGAATTGATCTTGCTTCATCTCAGCCTTTTGTGATGCCCTTTGGTTCCATTGGCGCTCCTGGTTCTGCTCCAAATGGTCTTGACTTCTCGTCATTGGCACAGAACCATCCGCTTTTCCAGAGCCATCAAGAAGCAGGCCGGCATGGTTACCCTCAGCTCAATTTTGCTTCAGCCCAGTCTGTTCAAGGTGCACAGCATAAACCCCAGCATCAAAATGCTGCAGAAGCTAAATCTGTGGCTGGGGATTCATCTTCAACGCCAAGTGCTGGAGATAATGAGAGAAAGAAATCTGCATCTGCAAAGTACCCGAGTGATTCACAGCAGCATTCTCTTTCTTTCTCTAAGCCAGAAAACAAGTCTTTTATGCACCCTTTCCTTGGTAGCAGTGCTAATGAACCCTCAGTCCGCACTTTGAGCCTTATTGGTGCGGAATCTTCGAATGCCTTTGGGTTAGGCAGCAGCAAATCTTCAAGTGCTTCTACTGCAGCAGCTACGTCAGCTGCAGCCCCATCTGCACCGACCATGtcccagcagcagcaacagcagcaaaTTCAGCTGCAGCTGCACCAACACCATCAGCACCAGATGCAGCAACAAttccagcagcagcaacagcagcagcagcagcaactccagcagcagcagcaacagcagcaactccagcagcagcagcaacagcagcaactccagcagcagcagcaacagcagcaactccagcagcagcagcaacagcagcagcagcaacaacaacagcagcagcaccAGCAACATATGTTAcagcttcagaaacagcagcagcaacagcaattGTTTCAAAATCATCTGAACTCTCGCCCCAGGTCTGCTGCTCCGAGTAATGCAAGTGGATACTCTGACCGTTTGAGTGCGACGAACTTTCAGAATTTAATGTATCCATCAAGCGCTTCTCAAGGCGGAGTTCCTGGTCAATCACCTCAATTGAAGGCATCGTCGTCGATGAGAGTGTCAGCTCCACCTTCAGCTGCTTCTGTCCCTGCTGCATCCTCGCCTTCTAATTTGATTATGATGAAGAACAGTGGTCTCCATCAACAAGCAAAAGCTCTGCAGGCTCTCTCCACCCCGAATCACCAGTCACAAAGCATGAGTTCGTCGAAGATTGGCCACTCCCTTACTAATCTTTCTACTGGAGGAGCAGGGGACCTATCTCGATCTTCAAATGCTCCGGTTGCTTCTGGTTCGCCATCTAACTCGGTCTCCAAAAGTACTGGTGGTAGCCCACCTGCATCTGGAAGTGCGAAGGGTGGCCAGCCAGTTGTCCAATTGTCATCACCTCAACAACATGCAGCAAAGAACTCTCCTTCAACTTCTGGATCCAAGTCAGCTTCAACAAATCCCTACAGCAGTATGCCTATGCCATCGATCCTTGGTCAGCAACCAAACATGGCTCACTCTGGTGGTAAGCAGCAGTCACATGGACCCTCATTGAAACAACAGCAGGCGTTCCCACAAGGCCATGGCCACGGCCATTTCTTCATCTCCAATGCCTTTGCGCCACAAGGTCCGCCTCAGCATGTAAATGCTGGAGCTGGTGCTGGCCTCTACCAAAAGCGCTCGGCTGACAAgacgcagcagcagcagcagcagcagcagaatGCTGTCTCTGGTTCGTCTGCGATGCTCTCTCTTGGTTCCATGTCGATGTCCACATCTGCGGTTCCAGCCGATGCGGGGAAGGCTCATAGTGCAGCTGGCAGTAACATGAAGGCCAATCTTCATCCAGCGCCTGGTGGTTTTATGCACCTTGCGACAGCGGGGCAATCTGCGAGTGGTTCGCCTCACTCTCACCTTTCAGCGGCACAATTGACGTTTTCAATGCCAATGCCCGTAAAGCCTACCAGTGATCAGAAGCCTGCTGCTG GTAAGTAA
- the LOC125524717 gene encoding protein TIME FOR COFFEE-like isoform X1, producing MERIREGRRAALAMSGGAPPPRRRLRSNGGGVSGGAGPRDSPRSERRRGDRLMLNGNGRDDGDDTSDDSLGDDDDDPDEELAASAPRFPSVQRRSPSTAPPPSPPQPGAAHHHSSSSSGGGGGGYNNHHHHGPQSMHRKGGSNPKGPIVWKAADEMIGVPVPRKARSASTKRSSHEWTGPGGGSGGGAAVDGSQIQRPSSRPISPASTSATAPARKKLKTLGGGGSSGGSGPVPKQRPSPASAPSAAPPQPPPAKISKSPSFIQEEIEVAEVLFGLTRQFPCPPKQENMNHKPEPKDAPEAKSGNSSPAPSSSVVRPADSASLTTIAPKRKRPRLAKYDNENRPASPAKPDTAEPPARPEVLPVARSDAKPSVSAVAESVASTAAAAATAGAQQEATREPEKREDHRGRDPELRASESDRRDPGPESSRAEPPAAAVKPDGEAAAPVGSEARNGEATTATKSELASDGARQEKFCIDLMAPPPGKLSPDRDGSSDPDADKKGLDSEMDVAGRGNSEKKDGERTRRGLEINLEDEKAQRIPAEELAPKKLTLQLDLEKPSQGDEKSPSERRQPPLPPPQQQQHKPSKSEVKHEKSPLPAASPPMPMTVGGWMGTFPPFSYIAPVPGLSAPGLHHPMDIKPGTSAGLQHPALPPLPVRPKRCATHCYIAQQIQYHQRITKMNSFWPTTAAAAAAAAATRSAPFFGPRGPFNMGVVPPAEAASLLANPMQGSYPVRAHAPLQETKASSMVPSPFQGSLSKDKAASSSASVAESNQRKQPPALEAQQSSPMPPNMMQAPTFIFPFNQHAAAVAAATAAANRMGDTKSSGTSSAMPSSATAHASAAHAGASAMNLSFANLQPGDAQFLAILQNGYPFQLAAAHAGGAPSYRGMAPPGPGVPYFNGHVYSPHMLNPSQQQGTQQQNHQKNSMPSLSGSSQKHQPQQSQGLLGYAPNANAAAAAAAAAAANSSQSYSSGNQRPVLLHGLAHRQDPDKTLQDGQSSDDKSSHHQKGGHEHNFAIPMHLPNFALMPSAGNQSEKKSNDHHQQPPTSRGQGVRIDLASSQPFVMPFGSIGAPGSAPNGLDFSSLAQNHPLFQSHQEAGRHGYPQLNFASAQSVQGAQHKPQHQNAAEAKSVAGDSSSTPSAGDNERKKSASAKYPSDSQQHSLSFSKPENKSFMHPFLGSSANEPSVRTLSLIGAESSNAFGLGSSKSSSASTAAATSAAAPSAPTMSQQQQQQQIQLQLHQHHQHQMQQQFQQQQQQQQQQLQQQQQQQQLQQQQQQQQLQQQQQQQQLQQQQQQQQQQQQQQQHQQHMLQLQKQQQQQQLFQNHLNSRPRSAAPSNASGYSDRLSATNFQNLMYPSSASQGGVPGQSPQLKASSSMRVSAPPSAASVPAASSPSNLIMMKNSGLHQQAKALQALSTPNHQSQSMSSSKIGHSLTNLSTGGAGDLSRSSNAPVASGSPSNSVSKSTGGSPPASGSAKGGQPVVQLSSPQQHAAKNSPSTSGSKSASTNPYSSMPMPSILGQQPNMAHSGGKQQSHGPSLKQQQAFPQGHGHGHFFISNAFAPQGPPQHVNAGAGAGLYQKRSADKTQQQQQQQQNAVSGSSAMLSLGSMSMSTSAVPADAGKAHSAAGSNMKANLHPAPGGFMHLATAGQSASGSPHSHLSAAQLTFSMPMPVKPTSDQKPAAGNGPLSILVSPADVVPCTATI from the exons ATGGAGCGGATCCGGGAAGGAAGGAGGGCCGCACTGGCCATGTCCGGCGGGGCGCCTCCGCCGCGGCGCCGGCTCAGGAGCAACGGCGGCGGCGTCTCCGGCGGCGCGGGGCCGAGGGACTCGCCTCGGTCCGAGAGGAGGCGGGGGGACCGCCTCATGCTCAACGGCAACGGCCGCGACGACGGCGACGACACCTCCGACGacagcctcggcgacgacgacgacgacccCGACGAGGAGCTCGCCGCCTCCGCGCCCAGGTTCCCGTCGGTGCAGCGCCGGTCACCCAGCACGGCGCCTCCGCCGTCCCCGCCACAGCCTGGCGCCGCGCACCAtcacagcagcagcagcagcggcggcggcggcggcggttacaacaaccaccaccaccacggccCGCAGTCGATGCACCGGAAGGGGGGCTCCAATCCCAAGGGCCCCATAGTGTGGAAGGCCGCCGACGAAATGATCGGCGTTCCAGTCCCGAGGAAGGCGCGCTCAG CTTCTACCAAGAGGTCTTCGCACGAGTGGACAGGCCCCGGCGgtgggagcggcggcggcgccgcTGTAGACGGCTCGCAGATCCAGCGGCCTTCTTCACGGCCGATCTCGCCGGCTTCCACATCGGCCACCGCCCCTGCTCGGAAAAAGCTG AAAACACTTGGCGGCGGTGGGAGCAGCGGCGGTTCTGGGCCTGTACCGAAGCAGCGGCCGTCGCCGGCTTCAGCTCCTTCGGCAGCCCCGCCTCAGCCGCCACCAGCAAAGATTTCCAAGTCGCCATCGTTCATTCAGGAGGAGATCGAGGTCGCCGAGGTGCTATTTGGCCTGACGCGGCAGTTCCCCTGCCCTCCCAAGCAGGAGAACATGAACCACAAGCCGGAGCCCAAGGACGCGCCGGAGGCCAAGTCCGGGAACTCTTCGCCGGCTCCGTCGTCATCTGTCGTCCGGCCGGCAGATTCAGCCTCTCTCACCACTATAG CCCCAAAGAGGAAGCGGCCACGGCTCGCCAAGTACGACAACGAGAACCGCCCGGCGAGCCCAGCAAAACCGGACACGGCAGAGCCGCCCGCAAGGCCGGAAGTGCTTCCGGTGGCAAGATCAGATGCGAAGCCGTCCGTGTCGGCTGTGGCCGAAAGTGTCGccagcaccgccgccgccgccgccaccgctggcgcgCAGCAGGAGGCTACCCGGGAGCCAGAGAAGAGGGAGGACCACAGAGGAAGAGATCCAGAGCTCCGGGCCAGTGAATCAGATCGACGGGATCCCGGGCCCGAGAGCAGCCGGGCCGAGCCGCCGGCAGCAGCAGTCAAGCCCGACGGCGAGGCTGCTGCGCCGGTCGGCTCTGAGGCCAGGAATGGGGAGGCCACCACCGCGACAAAGAG TGAGCTGGCATCCGATGGCGCTCGGCAAGAAAAGTTTTGCATTGATCTCATG GCTCCCCCTCCTGGGAAGCTATCTCCTGATAGAGATGGCTCTTCCGACCCTGATGCGGATAAGAAGGGATTGGATTCTGAGATGGACGTG GCCGGGAGAGGAAATTCTGAAAAGAAAGATGGCGAGAGGACCCGGAGAGGCCTGGAGATCAATCTGGAGGACGAGAAGGCGCAAAGGATTCCGGCGGAGGAGCTTGCTCCAAAGAAGCTCACTCTGCAGCTTGATTTGGAGAAGCCTAGCCAAGGGGACGAAAAGTCGCCATCTGAGCGCAGACAGCCGCCATTGCCGCCACCGCAGCAGCAGCAACACAAGCCCTCAAAGTCCGAGGTCAAGCATGAGAAATCAC CTCTACCTGCTGCTTCACCGCCTATGCCAATGACCGTAGGCGGCTGGATGGGGACTTTCCCACCTTTTAG TTACATTGCTCCTGTTCCTGGACTATCagctcctgggcttcatcatCCTATGGACATCAAGCCAGGGACTTCTGCTGGATTACAG CATCCTGCATTGCCTCCACTGCCAGTACGCCCCAAGCGCTGCGCTACACATTGTTACATCGCACAGCAGATCCAATACCACCAGCGAATTACAAAGATGAACTCTTTCTGGCCCACAACAGCGGCtgccgctgctgccgccgccgccacaagATCTGCACCATTCTTTGGTCCAAGAGGACCATTCAACATGGGCGTCGTTCCACCTGCGGAGGCTGCCTCCCTTCTCGCGAACCCAATGCAGGGGAGCTACCCTGTTCGGGCACACGCCCCGCTGCAAGAAACTAAGGCATCTTCAATGGTGCCTTCTCCTTTCCAGGGGAGCCTCTCCAAGGATAAAGCGGCATCCAGCAGTGCCAGTGTTGCTGAATCAAACCAAAGGAAGCAACCTCCAGCTCTTGAAGCGCAGCAGTCCTCTCCCATGCCACCAAACATGATG caagcgCCAACATTCATCTTTCCATTCAACCAACATGCTGCAGCAGTAGCAGCTGCAACTGCCGCTGCCAATCGAATGGGAGATACAAAATCTTCTGGCACCAGCAGTGCGATGCCATCATCTGCCACTGCCCACGCTTCAGCAGCACACGCTGGTGCATCGGCCATGAACTTGAGCTTTGCCAACTTGCAGCCGGGTGATGCCCAGTTCTTGGCCATCTTACAGAACGGCTACCCATTCCAGCTCGCTGCTGCTCATGCTGGAGGAGCTCCATCATATCGAGGCATGGCACCACCAGGCCCAGGTGTACCGTATTTCAACGGGCATGTCTACTCTCCCCACATGTTGAACCCATCACAGCAGCAAGGTACGCAGCAACAAAATCATCAGAAAAACTCAATGCCAAGCTTGTCTGGTTCCTCTCAGAAGCATCAGCCACAACAATCACAAGGGTTGCTGGGATATGCACCAAATGCTaatgctgctgctgccgctgccgcAGCAGCCGCTGCCAACAGTTCCCAGAGCTATTCGAGCGGCAACCAGCGTCCTGTTCTTCTACATGGCCTCGCTCACCGACAGGATCCAGACAAGACTCTGCAAGATGGCCAGTCAAGTGATGACAAGTCTTCACACCATCAGAAGGGTGGGCATGAACATAATTTTGCTATTCCAATGCATCTTCCAAATTTTGCGTTGATGCCATCTGCTGGCAATCAGAGTGAGAAGAAATCGAATGATCACCACCAGCAGCCACCAACCAGTCGAGGCCAGGGGGTTCGAATTGATCTTGCTTCATCTCAGCCTTTTGTGATGCCCTTTGGTTCCATTGGCGCTCCTGGTTCTGCTCCAAATGGTCTTGACTTCTCGTCATTGGCACAGAACCATCCGCTTTTCCAGAGCCATCAAGAAGCAGGCCGGCATGGTTACCCTCAGCTCAATTTTGCTTCAGCCCAGTCTGTTCAAGGTGCACAGCATAAACCCCAGCATCAAAATGCTGCAGAAGCTAAATCTGTGGCTGGGGATTCATCTTCAACGCCAAGTGCTGGAGATAATGAGAGAAAGAAATCTGCATCTGCAAAGTACCCGAGTGATTCACAGCAGCATTCTCTTTCTTTCTCTAAGCCAGAAAACAAGTCTTTTATGCACCCTTTCCTTGGTAGCAGTGCTAATGAACCCTCAGTCCGCACTTTGAGCCTTATTGGTGCGGAATCTTCGAATGCCTTTGGGTTAGGCAGCAGCAAATCTTCAAGTGCTTCTACTGCAGCAGCTACGTCAGCTGCAGCCCCATCTGCACCGACCATGtcccagcagcagcaacagcagcaaaTTCAGCTGCAGCTGCACCAACACCATCAGCACCAGATGCAGCAACAAttccagcagcagcaacagcagcagcagcagcaactccagcagcagcagcaacagcagcaactccagcagcagcagcaacagcagcaactccagcagcagcagcaacagcagcaactccagcagcagcagcaacagcagcagcagcaacaacaacagcagcagcaccAGCAACATATGTTAcagcttcagaaacagcagcagcaacagcaattGTTTCAAAATCATCTGAACTCTCGCCCCAGGTCTGCTGCTCCGAGTAATGCAAGTGGATACTCTGACCGTTTGAGTGCGACGAACTTTCAGAATTTAATGTATCCATCAAGCGCTTCTCAAGGCGGAGTTCCTGGTCAATCACCTCAATTGAAGGCATCGTCGTCGATGAGAGTGTCAGCTCCACCTTCAGCTGCTTCTGTCCCTGCTGCATCCTCGCCTTCTAATTTGATTATGATGAAGAACAGTGGTCTCCATCAACAAGCAAAAGCTCTGCAGGCTCTCTCCACCCCGAATCACCAGTCACAAAGCATGAGTTCGTCGAAGATTGGCCACTCCCTTACTAATCTTTCTACTGGAGGAGCAGGGGACCTATCTCGATCTTCAAATGCTCCGGTTGCTTCTGGTTCGCCATCTAACTCGGTCTCCAAAAGTACTGGTGGTAGCCCACCTGCATCTGGAAGTGCGAAGGGTGGCCAGCCAGTTGTCCAATTGTCATCACCTCAACAACATGCAGCAAAGAACTCTCCTTCAACTTCTGGATCCAAGTCAGCTTCAACAAATCCCTACAGCAGTATGCCTATGCCATCGATCCTTGGTCAGCAACCAAACATGGCTCACTCTGGTGGTAAGCAGCAGTCACATGGACCCTCATTGAAACAACAGCAGGCGTTCCCACAAGGCCATGGCCACGGCCATTTCTTCATCTCCAATGCCTTTGCGCCACAAGGTCCGCCTCAGCATGTAAATGCTGGAGCTGGTGCTGGCCTCTACCAAAAGCGCTCGGCTGACAAgacgcagcagcagcagcagcagcagcagaatGCTGTCTCTGGTTCGTCTGCGATGCTCTCTCTTGGTTCCATGTCGATGTCCACATCTGCGGTTCCAGCCGATGCGGGGAAGGCTCATAGTGCAGCTGGCAGTAACATGAAGGCCAATCTTCATCCAGCGCCTGGTGGTTTTATGCACCTTGCGACAGCGGGGCAATCTGCGAGTGGTTCGCCTCACTCTCACCTTTCAGCGGCACAATTGACGTTTTCAATGCCAATGCCCGTAAAGCCTACCAGTGATCAGAAGCCTGCTGCTGGTAATGGACCTCTATCCATACTTGTATCCCCTGCAGACGTTGTTCCATGTACCGCCACCATATAA